A DNA window from Bradyrhizobium sp. CCBAU 53421 contains the following coding sequences:
- a CDS encoding polysaccharide biosynthesis/export family protein, translating to MSRANFIRAMLLLAAACWVGGCHYMPTNGPTSSDVVAGQRDPESLPYAMVKITPQVENVLASFAPQLAGGIQGPPPKDIHFGIGDVVSVTIFEAAAGGLFIPVEAGVRPGNYITLPNQNVDTDGNISVPYAGAIRAKNRTPTEVQRSIVDALKNRAIEPQAVVALIEQRTSLISVLGEVNTPNRFPANAAGERVLDSITRAGGPKGQGFDTWVMLERDGKRTTVPFGQLVYEPKSNIYAHPGDTIYVYREPQTFVAFGASGAQGQFNFEAWRISLAEAVAKAGGLNDSSADPASVFVYRGELPEVAAKLGVDVSKYSGPIIPVVYNINFRDPAGYFLATRFQLRNKDVLYASNAASVEDAKLMQQIRLVTATVNDPIVAAYNATLLRNSIKLAP from the coding sequence ATGTCGCGTGCGAATTTCATTCGAGCAATGTTATTGCTTGCGGCCGCCTGCTGGGTCGGCGGTTGCCATTACATGCCGACCAACGGTCCGACGAGCTCCGACGTCGTCGCCGGGCAGCGCGATCCGGAAAGCCTGCCCTATGCGATGGTCAAGATCACGCCGCAGGTCGAGAACGTGCTGGCGTCCTTCGCGCCGCAACTCGCCGGCGGCATTCAGGGCCCGCCGCCGAAGGACATCCATTTCGGCATCGGCGACGTCGTCAGCGTCACGATCTTCGAGGCCGCCGCCGGCGGTCTGTTCATTCCGGTCGAGGCCGGCGTGCGCCCCGGCAATTACATCACGCTGCCGAACCAGAACGTCGATACCGACGGCAACATCTCGGTGCCCTATGCTGGTGCGATCCGTGCCAAGAACCGCACCCCGACCGAGGTGCAGCGCTCGATCGTCGATGCGCTGAAGAACCGCGCGATCGAGCCGCAGGCCGTGGTCGCGCTGATCGAGCAGCGCACCTCGCTGATCTCCGTGCTTGGCGAGGTCAACACGCCGAACCGCTTCCCCGCCAACGCCGCGGGCGAGCGCGTGCTCGACTCGATCACGCGCGCCGGCGGCCCGAAAGGGCAGGGTTTTGACACATGGGTCATGCTGGAGCGCGACGGCAAGCGCACAACCGTGCCGTTCGGCCAGCTGGTCTACGAGCCCAAGAGCAACATCTACGCGCATCCCGGCGACACCATCTATGTCTACCGCGAGCCGCAAACCTTCGTCGCCTTCGGCGCGTCGGGCGCGCAGGGCCAGTTCAATTTCGAGGCCTGGCGCATCTCGCTCGCCGAAGCGGTCGCCAAGGCGGGCGGCCTGAACGACTCCTCGGCCGACCCGGCCTCGGTGTTCGTCTATCGCGGCGAGCTGCCGGAAGTCGCGGCCAAGCTCGGCGTCGACGTCAGCAAATATTCTGGGCCGATCATTCCGGTCGTCTACAACATCAATTTCCGCGATCCGGCCGGCTATTTCCTGGCCACGCGTTTCCAGTTGCGCAACAAGGACGTGCTTTATGCGTCGAATGCGGCATCCGTCGAGGATGCCAAGCTGATGCAGCAGATCCGCCTCGTGACCGCAACGGTGAACGATCCGATCGTGGCTGCCTACAACGCAACCTTACTTCGTAATTCGATCAAGCTTGCGCCCTGA
- a CDS encoding metallophosphoesterase family protein, with translation MRKLLRRMVGQPGDLEHDKGDETCIYAVGDIHGHADLLHEICAHIDADIREFRPARPIQVFLGDYIDRGPDSRDVIAMLEQRRRSRSMVCLLGNHEACLLEFLVNPDMLAQWRQFGGLQTLMSYGLTPSPNPDAAERRALARALMRQMPPAHLAFLRSLPICYVHSRYFFVHAGVRPGVPLNQQRKEDLLWIRDDFLVSEDDFGKVVVHGHTPVHEAELLHNRINVDTGAYATGRLTCVKLEGARRTLLMTGNRAVRHG, from the coding sequence ATGCGCAAGCTCCTCCGGCGGATGGTCGGCCAGCCCGGCGACCTCGAACATGACAAGGGCGACGAGACCTGCATCTACGCCGTCGGCGATATCCACGGACACGCCGACCTGCTGCACGAGATCTGCGCCCACATCGATGCCGACATCCGCGAGTTCCGGCCGGCGCGGCCGATCCAGGTGTTCCTCGGCGACTACATCGATCGCGGACCGGATTCGCGCGATGTGATCGCGATGCTCGAGCAGCGCCGCCGGAGCCGCAGCATGGTCTGCCTGCTCGGCAATCACGAGGCCTGCCTGCTGGAGTTTCTCGTCAATCCCGACATGCTTGCACAATGGCGGCAGTTCGGCGGCCTGCAGACGCTGATGTCCTACGGACTGACGCCCTCGCCCAATCCCGACGCCGCGGAACGGCGGGCGCTCGCGCGAGCATTGATGCGCCAGATGCCGCCGGCCCATCTCGCCTTCCTGCGCTCGCTGCCGATCTGTTATGTGCACAGCCGCTATTTCTTCGTGCATGCCGGCGTCAGGCCCGGTGTCCCGCTCAACCAGCAGCGCAAGGAAGACCTGCTCTGGATCCGCGACGACTTCCTGGTCTCGGAAGATGATTTCGGCAAGGTCGTGGTCCACGGCCATACGCCGGTGCACGAGGCCGAACTGCTGCACAACCGCATCAATGTCGACACCGGCGCCTATGCGACGGGCCGGCTCACCTGCGTCAAGCTGGAGGGCGCGCGGCGCACCTTGCTGATGACCGGCAACCGGGCCGTGCGCCATGGCTAG
- a CDS encoding undecaprenyl-phosphate glucose phosphotransferase has protein sequence MTDLSDARIAKVPVNFGAFSFAFASLEAFAVAFEMIIVVLSSIIGGAAYHLFYYHTVYSNSFEGFLGIGVLAAILHMFVAKSQGLYNAQVLAGLDRRWSSLLGGWLLVVLLMTLIIFLLKVGSGVSRGSVMSFGLIGGLGLVTGRMLLQAPLQRAIDRGMLATRRAVVVGMADELSRVRQSSLLRDFGLSEVRRVQLSGLSDDADDRAAVASAIHAARECGADEIVLAIPWQQEPRIQFVCDQLRASPLPVRLLPDRTAERFLALRMVTSGPIPTLEMQRSPLTSVERAGKRLFDIVASSGLLVLFAPLLIGTAIAIKLDSRGPVLFRQRRNGFDGKQFTILKFRSMHVLEDGDVITQARANDPRLTGIGATLRRRSIDELPQLVNVLRGDMSLVGPRPHALAHDDKYSKLIASYAQRQHVKPGITGLAQVQGLRGATPAIEDMQLRVAHDLIYIKSWSFVLDLRILLRTVGAVLRHKGV, from the coding sequence ATGACCGACCTTTCGGACGCTCGAATAGCGAAGGTACCGGTTAACTTCGGCGCCTTCTCGTTCGCTTTTGCCTCGCTCGAAGCGTTTGCTGTCGCCTTCGAGATGATCATCGTCGTGCTGTCCAGCATCATTGGCGGTGCGGCCTATCACCTGTTTTACTACCACACGGTTTATAGCAACAGCTTCGAGGGTTTTCTAGGGATCGGGGTCCTCGCCGCCATCCTTCACATGTTCGTGGCGAAGTCGCAGGGCCTCTATAATGCGCAAGTGCTGGCCGGCCTCGACCGGCGCTGGAGCAGCCTGCTCGGCGGCTGGCTGCTGGTCGTCCTGCTGATGACCCTGATCATCTTCCTGCTGAAGGTCGGCTCCGGCGTCTCGCGCGGATCGGTGATGTCGTTTGGCCTGATCGGCGGCCTCGGGCTGGTGACTGGACGGATGCTGCTGCAGGCACCGCTGCAACGCGCGATCGACCGCGGCATGCTGGCGACGCGCCGCGCGGTCGTGGTCGGGATGGCGGACGAATTGTCCCGGGTGCGGCAATCGAGCCTGCTGCGCGATTTCGGCCTCAGCGAGGTACGACGGGTGCAGTTGTCCGGCCTGTCCGATGACGCGGACGATCGCGCCGCCGTCGCCTCAGCGATTCACGCGGCGCGGGAGTGCGGCGCCGACGAGATCGTCCTGGCGATCCCCTGGCAGCAGGAACCGCGCATCCAGTTCGTGTGCGATCAGTTGCGGGCGTCACCGCTGCCGGTGCGGCTGCTGCCGGATCGGACGGCGGAGCGGTTCCTGGCGCTGCGGATGGTGACGTCCGGCCCGATCCCGACGCTGGAAATGCAGCGCTCGCCGCTCACCTCGGTCGAGCGCGCCGGCAAGCGGCTGTTCGACATCGTGGCATCGAGCGGCCTGCTGGTGCTGTTCGCGCCGCTTCTGATCGGGACCGCGATTGCGATCAAGCTCGACTCCAGGGGGCCGGTCCTGTTCCGGCAGCGCCGCAACGGGTTCGACGGCAAGCAATTCACCATCCTCAAATTCCGCTCCATGCATGTGCTCGAGGACGGCGACGTCATCACGCAGGCGCGCGCCAACGATCCGCGGCTGACCGGGATCGGCGCGACGCTGCGCCGCCGCAGCATCGACGAGCTGCCGCAGCTGGTGAACGTGCTGCGCGGCGACATGTCGCTGGTCGGACCGCGGCCGCACGCGCTGGCGCATGACGACAAATATTCGAAGCTGATTGCGAGCTATGCGCAGCGCCAGCACGTCAAGCCGGGCATCACCGGTCTCGCGCAGGTTCAAGGACTGCGCGGCGCGACGCCCGCGATCGAGGACATGCAGCTGCGCGTCGCGCACGACCTCATCTACATCAAGAGCTGGAGCTTCGTGCTCGACCTGCGCATCCTGCTGCGCACGGTCGGCGCAGTGCTGCGCCACAAGGGCGTCTGA
- a CDS encoding helix-turn-helix domain-containing protein, which produces MRRHSTDEISSKVKQAEELMARGQSQAQACKVLGVSVMTFHRWRKQEAARGHQPNGTVTELAARTDDRDGIPHVHNRIDELRLENERLRRIVTDLLLEKMKIEEKLALRSSGGNSLPRRGEVQS; this is translated from the coding sequence ATGAGGCGTCATTCAACTGACGAGATCAGTTCCAAGGTCAAACAAGCCGAGGAACTCATGGCGCGGGGGCAGTCACAGGCCCAAGCGTGCAAGGTGCTGGGCGTTAGCGTGATGACATTTCACCGCTGGCGCAAGCAGGAGGCCGCGCGCGGCCACCAGCCGAACGGTACGGTGACCGAGCTTGCCGCTCGCACTGATGATCGAGATGGTATTCCCCACGTCCACAACCGTATTGACGAATTGCGGCTGGAAAATGAACGGCTGCGCCGGATCGTGACCGACCTACTGCTCGAGAAAATGAAGATCGAGGAGAAGCTTGCGCTCAGGTCCAGCGGCGGCAACAGTTTGCCCCGCCGTGGTGAAGTCCAGAGCTGA